A part of Bacillus thuringiensis genomic DNA contains:
- the mreC gene encoding rod shape-determining protein MreC, which yields MPQFFLNKRLIVLLVSIILLVALIGISLKERNSLTWPEQFVKDTVGVVERVFQKPAKYVAGFFENVEDVKRTYEENKELKAKLDNYAGLSGKVKQLEDDKKKLQELTGKKELPSDYTEIPATVVSRNPDKWYDLVGVDKGAQQGIKKDMAVVTSQGLVGRVKSVSQFTSSVELLSSMSRTNRVSAIVQGDEKIFGLIEGYDKEKHLLLFTKIGSDAKVAPNQLVVTSGLGDIFPKGLVIGTIVDVQPDPYGLTKTAYVKPAADLNDVEHVMVAKRAKPSAPLE from the coding sequence GTGCCACAGTTTTTCTTAAACAAAAGATTAATTGTTTTGTTAGTTAGTATTATTCTTCTCGTGGCATTGATTGGAATCTCATTGAAAGAACGGAACAGTTTAACATGGCCAGAGCAGTTTGTTAAAGACACTGTCGGTGTTGTAGAACGTGTATTCCAAAAGCCAGCGAAATACGTAGCTGGATTCTTCGAAAATGTAGAAGATGTAAAGCGCACGTATGAAGAGAATAAAGAATTAAAAGCAAAATTAGATAATTATGCAGGTCTATCAGGGAAAGTAAAACAATTAGAAGATGATAAAAAGAAGTTACAAGAGTTAACTGGTAAAAAAGAGTTGCCTAGTGATTATACTGAAATTCCAGCTACTGTCGTTTCTCGTAACCCGGATAAATGGTACGATTTAGTTGGAGTTGATAAAGGGGCACAGCAAGGAATTAAAAAAGATATGGCTGTAGTGACTTCACAAGGCCTAGTTGGACGAGTGAAAAGTGTATCTCAGTTTACATCATCAGTAGAATTGCTAAGCTCTATGAGCCGAACAAATCGTGTTTCTGCTATCGTACAAGGTGATGAGAAAATCTTTGGATTGATTGAAGGTTATGATAAAGAAAAGCACTTACTTCTTTTCACAAAGATTGGTTCTGATGCAAAAGTAGCACCTAATCAATTAGTTGTAACATCTGGACTTGGTGATATTTTCCCGAAAGGTCTTGTAATTGGAACAATCGTTGATGTTCAGCCAGATCCATACGGCTTAACAAAAACAGCTTATGTAAAACCTGCCGCTGATTTAAATGACGTAGAGCATGTTATGGTTGCGAAACGTGCGAAGCCTTCAGCGCCATTAGAATAG
- the minD gene encoding septum site-determining protein MinD gives MGEAIVITSGKGGVGKTTTSANIGTALALSGKKVCLIDTDIGLRNLDVVMGLENRIVFDLVDVVEGRCRLPQALIKDKRFDDLYLLPAAQTSDKSAVTPEQMDELIQVLRQDYDYILIDCPAGIEQGFKNAVAGADKAIVVTTPEVSSMRDADRIIGLLEKEDIEPPKLVINRVRSHMLHEQDMLDVDEIVRTLSIELLGVVEDDDEVIRATNTGEPVALQPSGKAALAYRNIARRLLGENVPLQAFEQEKVSVFTKMKNFFGIR, from the coding sequence GTGGGAGAGGCAATAGTAATTACATCTGGAAAAGGCGGAGTAGGTAAAACTACAACGTCTGCGAACATTGGTACAGCCCTAGCGTTATCTGGAAAGAAAGTGTGCTTAATTGACACAGATATCGGTCTTCGAAACTTAGACGTAGTAATGGGGCTGGAAAATCGTATTGTATTTGATCTTGTTGATGTCGTTGAAGGGCGTTGCCGTTTACCTCAGGCGCTTATTAAAGATAAGCGTTTTGACGATCTTTATTTATTACCTGCAGCACAAACGAGTGATAAATCAGCGGTAACACCTGAACAAATGGATGAATTAATACAAGTATTACGTCAAGATTATGATTACATATTAATTGATTGTCCTGCGGGGATTGAGCAGGGGTTTAAAAATGCGGTAGCTGGTGCGGATAAAGCAATCGTTGTTACGACGCCAGAAGTATCCTCAATGCGCGATGCGGATCGTATTATCGGGCTTTTAGAAAAAGAGGATATTGAACCACCAAAACTTGTTATTAATCGTGTACGTAGTCATATGCTTCATGAGCAGGATATGTTAGATGTTGATGAAATCGTACGTACATTGTCAATCGAGCTTCTTGGTGTTGTCGAGGATGATGATGAAGTTATTCGTGCTACAAATACAGGTGAACCTGTAGCGTTGCAACCGAGCGGAAAAGCAGCGTTAGCTTATCGTAATATTGCAAGACGCTTGTTGGGTGAGAATGTACCATTGCAAGCATTTGAACAAGAAAAGGTATCGGTATTTACAAAGATGAAAAACTTCTTTGGAATCCGTTAA
- the mreD gene encoding rod shape-determining protein MreD, which translates to MMKILKRAALPLLLLFVFLFENMFATIVPTEVFWKDSIAAPHFFIIVLCFVTVYYSPVQGIYYGLLFGFLFDTVYTELVGIYIFAYPILAYLVYSVMKVLQLNLFIVASIVLGSIVALEYYVYGFLTLLGRTHMSAYVFFTDRLLSTLLLNAIFLLIVCFPLRRYLMRLSKAMEEKEKRIF; encoded by the coding sequence ATGATGAAGATTCTAAAAAGAGCAGCTCTTCCTCTTTTGCTCCTTTTTGTTTTTTTATTTGAAAATATGTTTGCTACTATTGTTCCAACAGAGGTTTTTTGGAAAGACAGTATAGCAGCACCTCATTTCTTTATAATTGTGTTATGTTTTGTTACTGTGTACTATAGTCCGGTCCAAGGGATTTATTACGGACTCTTATTTGGTTTCTTATTTGATACCGTATACACAGAACTTGTCGGTATATATATTTTTGCGTATCCGATTTTAGCTTATTTAGTTTATAGTGTGATGAAGGTACTACAATTGAATTTATTTATTGTTGCTTCTATCGTACTAGGTAGCATTGTAGCACTAGAGTATTATGTGTATGGATTTTTAACTTTGTTAGGACGTACTCATATGTCGGCGTATGTCTTTTTCACAGATCGTCTCCTGTCTACTTTATTGCTAAATGCAATTTTCTTATTGATAGTTTGTTTCCCACTGAGACGATATTTAATGCGTCTTTCAAAAGCGATGGAAGAAAAAGAAAAAAGGATTTTCTAA
- the radC gene encoding DNA repair protein RadC encodes MNGIRDVVKEEQPRERLLLEGAGSLSNRELLAVLLRTGSKEETVLKLSDKILHHFDGLRMLKDATLEELVSIHGVGIAKAAQLIAAFELGRRMVRLEYQNRYSIRSPEDCARYMMEEMRFLQQEHFVCLYLNTKNQVIHRQTIFIGSLNTSIVHPREVFKEAFRRAAASIICLHNHPSGDPTPSREDIEVTKRLVECGRIIGIEVLDHIIIGDHKFVSLKEKGHI; translated from the coding sequence ATGAACGGTATTCGTGATGTTGTCAAAGAAGAACAGCCACGGGAGCGTTTATTGTTAGAAGGAGCTGGAAGTTTATCGAATAGGGAGCTTCTTGCAGTATTACTCAGAACAGGTTCTAAAGAAGAAACAGTTTTAAAGTTATCAGATAAAATCTTACATCACTTTGATGGTTTACGTATGTTGAAAGATGCAACGTTAGAAGAGCTTGTCAGTATACATGGCGTCGGGATTGCAAAGGCAGCCCAGCTTATAGCTGCTTTTGAACTCGGTAGAAGAATGGTACGGTTAGAATATCAAAATAGATACAGCATTCGAAGCCCAGAAGATTGTGCAAGATATATGATGGAAGAAATGCGCTTCCTGCAGCAGGAGCATTTTGTATGTTTATATTTGAACACGAAGAATCAAGTCATACATAGGCAAACGATTTTTATTGGAAGTTTAAATACGTCGATTGTACACCCGCGAGAAGTTTTTAAAGAAGCATTTCGCCGTGCGGCAGCCTCTATCATATGTCTCCATAATCATCCCTCAGGAGATCCCACGCCGAGCCGAGAAGATATTGAAGTAACGAAACGCTTAGTAGAATGCGGGCGAATTATCGGAATTGAAGTGCTTGACCATATTATAATAGGTGACCATAAATTCGTGAGTTTAAAGGAAAAAGGTCATATTTAA
- the minC gene encoding septum site-determining protein MinC translates to MEEKKQQNVTIKGTKDGITLHLDDCCSFSELLEELDEKLSTHYYDGDGRSLIEVHVKVGNRYLTEVQQEEIRTLIRNKKNLVVDSIESDVITKAEAIAWKEETEIVPISKIVRSGQVLHVKGNLLLIGDVNPGGTVIAGGNIFVVGSLRGIAHAGYYGDSDAVIAASDMNPMQLRISDVAMRAPEEKEDGAEAAECAYINENNHIVVDRLQLLTHLRPNLTKLERGIV, encoded by the coding sequence GTGGAAGAAAAAAAGCAACAAAATGTAACAATAAAAGGGACAAAAGACGGAATAACGCTTCATTTAGATGATTGTTGTTCATTCTCTGAATTACTGGAGGAATTGGATGAAAAGCTTTCTACACATTACTATGATGGTGATGGGCGCTCTTTAATTGAAGTGCATGTGAAAGTGGGAAATCGTTATTTAACAGAAGTCCAACAAGAAGAGATTCGTACGTTAATTCGTAATAAAAAGAATCTTGTTGTGGATTCAATTGAAAGTGATGTTATAACTAAAGCAGAAGCAATAGCTTGGAAAGAAGAAACAGAAATTGTCCCTATTTCCAAAATTGTTCGCTCTGGACAAGTTTTACATGTAAAAGGAAATTTATTGTTAATTGGAGATGTTAATCCAGGCGGAACGGTTATCGCTGGGGGGAATATTTTTGTCGTAGGATCATTAAGAGGAATTGCGCATGCTGGGTATTATGGGGATTCGGATGCTGTAATAGCTGCATCTGATATGAACCCGATGCAACTTCGAATTAGTGATGTGGCAATGCGGGCTCCGGAAGAGAAAGAAGACGGAGCGGAGGCGGCAGAATGTGCGTATATTAATGAGAACAATCACATTGTTGTCGATCGACTGCAACTTCTCACTCATCTTAGACCTAATTTAACAAAGTTAGAAAGGGGAATTGTATAG
- the mreB gene encoding cell shape-determining protein MreB, with translation MFGFGGFTRDLGIDLGTANTLVYVKGKGVVLREPSVVALQTDTKQIVAVGSDAKQMIGRTPGNVVALRPMKDGVIADYETTATMMKYYIQQAQKSNGFFSRKPYVMVCVPSGITAVERRAVIDATRQAGARDAYPIEEPFAAAIGANLPVWEPTGSMVVDIGGGTTEVAIISLGGIVTSQSVRVAGDDMDDSIIQYIKKSYNLMIGERTAEALKLEIGSAGEPEGIEPMEIRGRDLVSGLPKTVLIQPEEIADALKDTVDAIVESVKNTLEKTPPELAADIMDRGIVLTGGGALLRNLDKVISEETNMPVLVAEDPLDCVAIGTGKALDNIDLFKTAAR, from the coding sequence ATGTTTGGATTTGGTGGCTTTACTCGCGATCTTGGAATAGATTTAGGAACTGCGAACACGCTTGTATATGTAAAAGGAAAAGGTGTAGTTTTACGTGAACCTTCAGTAGTAGCGTTACAAACTGATACGAAACAAATCGTTGCTGTAGGTAGCGATGCAAAACAAATGATTGGTCGTACACCAGGAAACGTTGTGGCACTTCGCCCGATGAAAGACGGTGTAATTGCTGATTACGAAACGACAGCAACAATGATGAAATATTACATTCAACAAGCTCAAAAATCAAATGGATTCTTTTCACGTAAACCATACGTAATGGTATGTGTACCGTCTGGGATTACAGCTGTAGAAAGACGTGCAGTAATCGATGCAACTCGTCAAGCGGGTGCTCGTGATGCTTATCCAATCGAAGAACCATTTGCAGCAGCAATTGGTGCGAACTTACCTGTTTGGGAACCAACTGGTAGTATGGTTGTTGATATCGGTGGCGGTACAACAGAAGTTGCAATCATTTCTTTAGGTGGTATTGTAACAAGTCAATCAGTTCGTGTTGCTGGTGATGATATGGACGATTCAATTATTCAGTACATTAAGAAAAGCTATAACTTAATGATTGGTGAAAGAACAGCTGAAGCATTAAAATTAGAAATCGGTTCTGCAGGCGAGCCAGAAGGTATCGAGCCTATGGAAATTCGCGGTCGTGATTTAGTAAGTGGTTTACCAAAAACAGTACTAATTCAGCCAGAAGAAATTGCAGATGCATTAAAAGATACAGTAGATGCAATTGTAGAATCTGTTAAAAATACGTTAGAGAAAACTCCACCTGAATTAGCGGCAGACATTATGGACCGTGGTATCGTATTAACAGGTGGCGGAGCTTTACTACGTAACTTAGATAAAGTGATTAGTGAAGAAACAAATATGCCAGTTCTTGTTGCAGAAGACCCATTAGATTGCGTAGCAATTGGAACGGGTAAAGCATTAGACAATATCGATCTTTTCAAAACTGCTGCTCGATAA
- the spoIVFA gene encoding stage IV sporulation protein SpoIVFA: MKNRRVEEIKKRIAKRKAEQERMEEEQYFAGGNFDSETVFIEGGEKEIHPLFRKEVFFFKVLLSAILVLSIAILYKNAPSSFDGAKAVTEKVMKEEFQFATVAKWYEKQFGKPLVFFSPTEKKEGTIQQKDYAIPASGKVMQGFQKNGQGVFVQTATNATVESVNEGLVVFAGKKEELGNTVQIQHADGTESWYANLNDMSVKLYDYVSKKQKIGTVNNDANNKNGKFYFAIKKNEKFIDPIQVISFD; encoded by the coding sequence ATGAAGAATAGACGTGTAGAAGAAATTAAAAAACGGATTGCGAAAAGGAAGGCAGAGCAAGAAAGGATGGAGGAAGAGCAGTATTTTGCTGGAGGGAATTTTGATAGTGAAACAGTATTTATTGAAGGAGGAGAAAAGGAAATTCATCCTTTATTTCGAAAAGAAGTATTTTTCTTCAAAGTTTTGTTATCAGCAATATTAGTTCTTTCTATCGCTATTTTATATAAGAATGCACCCTCTTCTTTCGACGGTGCTAAAGCTGTTACAGAAAAAGTGATGAAAGAAGAATTTCAGTTTGCTACTGTAGCGAAATGGTACGAAAAGCAGTTTGGAAAACCGCTCGTATTTTTTTCACCTACTGAGAAAAAAGAAGGAACTATTCAGCAAAAAGATTATGCCATCCCTGCTTCTGGAAAGGTGATGCAAGGGTTTCAAAAAAATGGCCAAGGTGTATTTGTTCAAACAGCTACAAATGCAACTGTTGAGTCAGTGAATGAAGGGCTAGTTGTTTTTGCAGGAAAGAAAGAGGAACTTGGTAATACGGTTCAAATTCAGCATGCAGATGGAACAGAATCGTGGTATGCGAATTTAAATGACATGTCAGTAAAATTATATGATTACGTTTCAAAGAAACAAAAAATTGGAACGGTGAATAATGATGCAAATAATAAAAATGGTAAGTTTTATTTCGCGATAAAAAAGAATGAAAAGTTTATTGACCCGATTCAGGTGATTTCATTTGATTAA